One window of Mechercharimyces sp. CAU 1602 genomic DNA carries:
- a CDS encoding DsbA family protein: protein MSNKKERLEKKQEAARKRRMQTMMISTIVIVLVAAIAFLVFSQEDAADAPAFTFAADNQQFKGEENAPVTVVKFGDFKCPHCKTVYDSVLPQLQEEYIDKGKVKFQFMNLPVVSEDSNTAAQAGEAIYAENPDAFWKYYDYLYSNQGDPHEIWATKEYILDVINKEKLDVDANKVAEALDEKTYVKEVNLDKQEATKAGLKSVPALFVNGKLVEDPYDFDSLRTMIEAELK from the coding sequence ATGTCCAATAAAAAAGAGCGCTTGGAGAAGAAACAAGAGGCCGCACGCAAACGACGAATGCAAACCATGATGATTAGCACCATTGTGATTGTACTTGTGGCCGCAATCGCATTTCTCGTCTTCTCTCAAGAAGACGCCGCAGATGCGCCTGCCTTTACTTTTGCAGCGGATAACCAGCAGTTTAAAGGGGAAGAAAACGCACCTGTAACTGTAGTAAAATTTGGTGATTTTAAATGCCCTCATTGTAAAACTGTCTATGATAGTGTCCTTCCACAGCTACAAGAAGAGTATATCGATAAAGGGAAAGTAAAGTTTCAATTTATGAATCTACCTGTGGTGTCGGAAGACTCCAACACAGCTGCACAAGCGGGAGAAGCGATCTACGCTGAAAACCCAGACGCCTTCTGGAAGTATTACGATTATCTATATAGCAATCAAGGGGATCCCCATGAGATTTGGGCAACGAAGGAGTATATTCTAGACGTGATTAACAAAGAAAAACTAGATGTTGATGCAAATAAGGTTGCCGAAGCCCTCGATGAAAAAACATATGTAAAAGAAGTAAATCTTGATAAACAAGAGGCGACTAAAGCAGGCCTAAAAAGTGTTCCCGCCCTGTTTGTTAACGGCAAGCTAGTAGAAGATCCGTATGATTTTGACTCGCTGCGGACCATGATTGAAGCCGAATTAAAATAA
- a CDS encoding disulfide oxidoreductase, protein MKNARLFISTYGIYLAWLIALIAMLGSLYFSEIRGFIPCNLCWYQRILMYPLVLLLGIAAFRDDKQIIRYTLPLSLIGGSISLFHYAEQKIPALAAVAQCSSGVPCDGEYINWLGFITIPFLAFTAFLLISLSLWLGRK, encoded by the coding sequence ATGAAAAATGCTCGTCTGTTTATATCCACGTATGGTATATACCTCGCTTGGTTGATTGCGCTCATCGCGATGTTAGGGAGTTTATACTTTAGTGAAATTCGTGGCTTTATCCCCTGTAATCTATGTTGGTATCAGCGGATCTTGATGTATCCTCTGGTTCTCCTACTCGGAATTGCTGCCTTTCGCGATGATAAACAGATCATACGTTATACTCTACCACTTAGCCTAATCGGGGGAAGTATTTCATTATTCCATTATGCAGAGCAAAAAATCCCCGCTTTAGCTGCTGTTGCACAATGCTCAAGTGGAGTTCCCTGTGATGGCGAGTATATTAACTGGTTAGGTTTTATCACCATTCCATTTTTAGCATTCACTGCTTTTCTCTTGATCTCCTTAAGTTTGTGGCTTGGACGGAAGTAA
- a CDS encoding OAM dimerization domain-containing protein, producing the protein MTIDFTNVRPYGDTSNDGAVQISFSLPVPYGEEAREAARQLTAKMGFAEPQVYHMADLGEGFTYFIVYGRCEQGIDYAKIQVPKLESEEMSFYEINAFIRERIGRKLIVLGACTGTDAHTVGIDAIMNMKGYNGEYGLERYPEIDAYNLGSQVPNEELLAEAIRKNADALLVSQVVTQKGVHITNLTELVELAEAEGVRERFLLICGGPRINHEMALELGYDAGFGPGSLPPLVASYIAQAVERKEQT; encoded by the coding sequence GTGACCATCGACTTTACCAATGTAAGACCGTATGGGGATACTTCTAATGATGGGGCTGTGCAAATCAGCTTCTCTCTTCCGGTTCCGTATGGAGAGGAGGCGCGTGAAGCAGCTCGCCAACTTACAGCAAAAATGGGGTTTGCTGAGCCCCAGGTGTATCATATGGCAGATCTAGGAGAAGGTTTCACCTATTTTATTGTGTATGGACGCTGTGAGCAAGGAATCGATTACGCTAAGATTCAGGTACCTAAACTAGAAAGCGAAGAGATGAGCTTTTATGAAATTAATGCTTTCATTCGCGAGCGCATCGGACGAAAATTAATTGTTTTAGGGGCGTGTACGGGGACAGATGCTCATACTGTAGGAATTGATGCCATTATGAATATGAAAGGCTATAACGGGGAGTACGGGTTAGAGCGTTATCCTGAGATAGATGCATATAACTTGGGAAGTCAGGTCCCCAACGAGGAGTTGTTAGCGGAAGCGATTCGAAAAAATGCTGATGCTCTGCTCGTCTCTCAGGTGGTGACGCAGAAAGGAGTTCATATCACTAATCTGACCGAGTTGGTTGAGTTAGCTGAAGCGGAAGGTGTTCGTGAACGCTTTCTCCTCATTTGTGGAGGGCCACGTATCAATCATGAGATGGCACTGGAACTAGGGTACGATGCTGGATTCGGACCTGGCTCTCTCCCCCCTCTAGTCGCATCCTATATCGCGCAAGCAGTAGAGAGGAAAGAGCAGACATAA
- a CDS encoding lysine 5,6-aminomutase subunit alpha, translating into MQEQLQLDEHLITRARQAAGRIAGQVDAMVAERTTVAVERTILRLFGIDGIDADGVPLPNVVVDQLAEKEQLGQGVARWMIQAVAQTGLRPQQVAEQVATGALELENLEPLDDTLLRKLGKEMASASLTRIEQNRKHREEWIRRAGDRPRPYLYVIVATGDIYEDALQGKSAARQGADVVAVIRSTGQSLLDYVPFGATREGYGGTFATQENFRIMRQALDEVGTELNRYIHLCNYCSGLCMPEIAAMGALERLDMMLNDALYGILFRDINMQRTLIDQSFSRMINSFAGITINTGEDNYLTTADAVESSHTVIASQFINEQLGFLSGLPSKQMGIGHAFEINPDLEDGLLLEIAHAQLSRQLFPDAPLKYMPPTKHMTGNIFKGHVQDAMFNLVSILTGQGIQLLGMMTEAMHTPHMHDRKLAIENAQYIFNNARHLGDEVVYRSGGRIEQRAQEVLQQAVIMLEDVERTGLFTAIEEGRFADVKRPRLGGRGLTGVITREQGYFNPFEEILRQRLALVQREGAEA; encoded by the coding sequence ATGCAAGAGCAGTTGCAGTTGGATGAGCATCTGATTACAAGGGCACGACAAGCGGCGGGGCGGATTGCGGGGCAAGTGGATGCGATGGTGGCAGAACGAACGACGGTGGCGGTAGAGCGTACGATCTTACGGTTGTTTGGTATAGATGGTATTGATGCAGACGGGGTGCCGCTCCCCAATGTTGTTGTCGATCAGTTGGCGGAAAAAGAACAGTTGGGGCAAGGGGTAGCTCGCTGGATGATTCAAGCGGTGGCACAGACGGGGCTTCGTCCACAGCAGGTAGCTGAACAAGTGGCGACAGGAGCATTGGAATTAGAAAACCTCGAGCCTTTAGATGATACTCTATTGCGAAAATTGGGGAAAGAGATGGCGAGCGCATCGCTTACTCGCATTGAACAAAATCGCAAGCATCGAGAGGAGTGGATTAGGCGGGCAGGCGATCGACCTCGTCCTTATCTATATGTCATCGTTGCTACCGGCGATATTTATGAAGATGCGCTGCAAGGGAAGTCAGCGGCACGACAAGGTGCGGACGTGGTAGCGGTTATTCGTAGTACGGGTCAAAGTTTGCTCGATTATGTTCCGTTTGGGGCGACGCGGGAAGGGTATGGCGGTACTTTTGCCACACAAGAAAACTTCCGCATCATGCGGCAAGCACTAGATGAAGTGGGGACGGAATTGAATAGGTATATTCATCTGTGTAATTACTGCTCAGGCTTGTGTATGCCTGAAATTGCTGCTATGGGTGCGTTGGAACGGCTCGATATGATGCTTAACGATGCCTTGTACGGTATCCTATTTCGCGATATTAATATGCAACGGACATTAATTGATCAATCCTTCTCACGCATGATTAATTCCTTTGCTGGTATCACTATTAATACAGGGGAAGATAATTATTTGACGACAGCTGATGCGGTAGAATCTAGTCACACAGTCATCGCTTCACAGTTTATTAATGAACAACTCGGTTTTCTCTCTGGACTTCCTTCCAAACAGATGGGAATCGGGCATGCTTTTGAAATTAATCCCGATTTGGAGGATGGGTTATTATTAGAGATTGCTCATGCTCAATTATCGAGACAACTTTTTCCAGATGCTCCACTTAAATATATGCCGCCTACTAAACATATGACAGGTAATATATTTAAGGGCCATGTACAAGATGCGATGTTTAACTTGGTTAGTATCTTGACAGGACAAGGGATTCAGCTTTTAGGAATGATGACAGAAGCGATGCATACTCCACATATGCATGATCGTAAGCTAGCGATAGAAAACGCGCAATATATCTTTAATAATGCTCGTCATCTTGGGGATGAAGTCGTTTATCGCAGTGGTGGTCGAATTGAACAGAGGGCACAAGAGGTGCTACAACAGGCCGTCATTATGTTAGAAGATGTTGAGCGTACCGGATTGTTTACAGCGATTGAGGAAGGTCGCTTTGCTGATGTAAAACGACCGCGTTTAGGTGGCAGGGGCTTGACGGGTGTGATAACACGTGAACAAGGCTATTTTAACCCTTTCGAAGAAATCTTGCGTCAGCGTCTTGCGTTGGTGCAGCGGGAGGGGGCAGAAGCGTGA
- a CDS encoding MutS-related protein — translation MKMMREGMAMFITEQTSSAIGFASLWSRLRPLTPMGRQRKGEHLPFLPGEEERWQQYLDQQQTLWKTVSLEKSWGRSIEHVLSQVPDVEPILRRLDSTGQLALADWFGLKQFLWQGERLAMLLKQEECVATAFAVASLPWQSLLRILNPAPKLTPTFSVDAFADSSLQRWKKTCRQSEQAWRTCREREIKAVEMDYDLRRTRDEEWIVARESPHLERLKQDARLRVQRETMFDVIFIYVSSEEVRAKQLAWEEAEADKEKAEQQVLAQLSLSFRPHHMVLLEAVEAVARLDLQWVRMRMAMTWAGRRPLWEREQIELQQAYHPLLKEVMDAQGGKITPIDICVRRGGTVIIGPNMGGKTMVLKTIGLICALSQYGFFVPAQGCHLPLLPYIEALIGDDQDFHQGLSSFGAQVVRLKKVLARENEGLLLLDEIGRGTNPVEGAALSTAITAFLSKKRHWTIHITHYHDVLTVFGIARYRVAGLRATKKGERDKEEEWVNRLQACMDYRLLPVTSEESVPYQALQIALRLGLPAEIVSEAEMRMKEGRKD, via the coding sequence ATGAAGATGATGAGGGAGGGGATGGCGATGTTTATTACTGAACAAACAAGCTCTGCCATCGGGTTTGCTTCCCTTTGGTCGCGATTACGGCCACTCACCCCGATGGGGAGACAACGAAAAGGGGAGCACCTCCCTTTTCTTCCTGGTGAAGAGGAAAGGTGGCAACAGTATCTCGATCAACAACAAACTTTGTGGAAGACAGTAAGTCTGGAGAAGTCGTGGGGGCGGTCTATTGAACATGTATTGAGTCAGGTCCCAGATGTGGAACCGATCTTACGTAGACTGGATAGTACAGGACAGTTGGCACTTGCCGATTGGTTTGGGTTGAAGCAATTTTTATGGCAGGGAGAACGCTTGGCTATGTTGTTAAAGCAGGAGGAATGTGTTGCTACTGCTTTCGCGGTGGCGTCACTCCCGTGGCAGTCCCTGTTGCGTATTCTCAATCCAGCTCCTAAGCTTACCCCTACTTTTTCTGTGGATGCTTTTGCGGATTCGTCACTGCAACGATGGAAAAAAACTTGCCGTCAGTCGGAGCAGGCATGGAGAACGTGCCGTGAAAGGGAAATAAAGGCAGTGGAAATGGATTATGATCTGCGGCGTACTAGGGATGAAGAGTGGATAGTGGCACGGGAATCTCCTCACTTAGAGAGATTGAAGCAGGATGCTCGTTTGCGCGTCCAACGGGAAACCATGTTTGATGTCATCTTTATTTATGTGAGTAGTGAAGAGGTACGTGCAAAACAACTAGCGTGGGAAGAGGCGGAAGCGGATAAAGAAAAGGCGGAACAACAGGTGCTGGCCCAACTTTCTCTCTCCTTTCGTCCTCATCACATGGTGTTGCTGGAAGCAGTTGAAGCGGTTGCCCGCTTAGACTTGCAGTGGGTGCGTATGAGGATGGCTATGACGTGGGCAGGAAGAAGGCCATTATGGGAGCGTGAACAAATTGAATTACAACAAGCATATCATCCTCTCCTGAAAGAGGTGATGGATGCGCAGGGCGGAAAGATCACTCCCATCGATATCTGTGTACGGCGAGGGGGAACAGTTATTATCGGCCCCAATATGGGTGGCAAAACAATGGTGCTTAAGACGATTGGTCTTATTTGCGCACTTTCTCAATATGGTTTCTTCGTCCCAGCGCAAGGGTGTCATCTCCCGCTCCTTCCCTATATTGAAGCGTTAATAGGTGATGATCAAGATTTTCATCAAGGGTTATCCAGTTTTGGTGCACAAGTGGTGCGCTTAAAAAAAGTGTTAGCGCGAGAAAACGAGGGGCTCCTTTTATTAGATGAAATTGGGCGTGGGACCAACCCAGTGGAGGGAGCCGCACTTTCAACAGCTATCACCGCTTTTTTAAGTAAGAAAAGGCATTGGACGATTCATATCACCCATTACCATGACGTGTTAACGGTTTTTGGTATTGCTCGTTATCGTGTTGCTGGTTTACGTGCAACGAAGAAGGGAGAACGGGATAAGGAAGAGGAATGGGTGAATCGGCTACAGGCATGTATGGATTATCGCTTGCTCCCTGTTACGAGTGAAGAAAGTGTTCCCTATCAAGCGTTGCAAATCGCTTTGCGTTTGGGGTTACCAGCGGAGATTGTAAGTGAGGCAGAGATGAGGATGAAAGAGGGGAGGAAGGACTGA
- the ablA gene encoding lysine 2,3-aminomutase: protein MMRDWREIELWKDVTEEQWNDWLWQLTHTIRNMDDLQKVINLTPAETEGVKIAKQTIPLNITPYYALLMDENDPNDPVRMQSVPISGELMQTQYDMADPLLEDTDSPAPGLTHRYPDRVLFLITNQCSMYCRYCTRRRFSGQIGMGVPRKQMDACIEYIRNTPEVRDVLLSGGDGLLVNDKILEYLLKNLREIPHVEIIRIGTRAPVVFPQRITENLCNLLRKYHPVWLNTHFNHPKELTPEAKKACEMLADAGVPLGNQTVILAGINDCPHLMKKLMQELVKIRVRPYYLYQCDLSEGIGHFRAPISKGLEIMEYLRGHTSGYAVPTFVVDAPGGGGKIPVAPNYIVSQSSDKTILRNFEGVITSYPEPSSYKSHDASECEYCAQSKGKTTGVAALMTEEELNLEPKQLDREKRRPQQETESELTKA, encoded by the coding sequence ATGATGAGAGATTGGCGTGAAATAGAACTTTGGAAAGATGTAACCGAAGAGCAATGGAATGATTGGTTATGGCAACTGACGCACACGATTCGAAACATGGATGATCTGCAAAAAGTGATCAATCTGACACCAGCAGAGACAGAGGGAGTAAAAATCGCCAAGCAGACAATTCCGCTTAACATTACGCCCTACTATGCACTTCTCATGGATGAAAACGATCCCAATGACCCGGTGCGCATGCAATCGGTTCCTATCTCAGGAGAGTTGATGCAGACGCAATATGATATGGCGGATCCTTTGTTAGAGGATACGGATTCCCCAGCGCCAGGATTGACACATCGTTATCCGGATCGGGTTCTCTTCCTTATTACGAATCAATGCTCGATGTATTGTCGCTATTGTACACGCCGTCGTTTTTCAGGACAAATTGGTATGGGTGTTCCTCGCAAACAGATGGATGCTTGTATTGAATATATTCGTAACACCCCAGAGGTACGTGATGTACTTTTGTCTGGGGGCGATGGTTTGCTGGTTAATGACAAGATATTGGAGTACCTCTTAAAGAACTTGCGTGAGATTCCCCATGTGGAGATTATTCGCATCGGCACGCGCGCCCCAGTTGTATTTCCGCAACGCATTACTGAAAATTTGTGCAATCTCTTGCGTAAATACCATCCCGTTTGGCTCAATACTCATTTTAACCACCCCAAAGAGTTGACTCCTGAGGCGAAAAAGGCGTGTGAAATGCTAGCTGATGCAGGAGTACCATTGGGTAATCAGACGGTTATTTTAGCAGGTATTAATGATTGTCCTCATTTGATGAAGAAGTTGATGCAAGAGCTCGTTAAAATTCGGGTGCGTCCATATTATCTATACCAATGTGACTTATCAGAAGGGATTGGACACTTCCGGGCCCCGATTTCCAAAGGGTTGGAGATCATGGAGTATTTACGGGGACACACTTCGGGGTATGCTGTCCCAACCTTTGTAGTGGATGCTCCTGGTGGTGGTGGTAAAATTCCTGTCGCACCTAATTATATCGTCTCACAAAGCTCGGACAAAACCATTTTACGCAATTTTGAAGGGGTGATCACTTCTTATCCTGAACCGAGCTCCTACAAATCACATGATGCTAGTGAGTGTGAGTACTGCGCTCAATCGAAAGGTAAGACGACAGGGGTTGCTGCATTGATGACGGAAGAAGAGCTTAACTTGGAACCGAAGCAGTTAGATCGGGAGAAGCGTCGTCCTCAGCAAGAAACTGAGTCTGAGTTGACGAAAGCATGA
- a CDS encoding L-erythro-3,5-diaminohexanoate dehydrogenase, with amino-acid sequence MGLGDRYGLHRVVEPIGVLPQPAWKLDATPICHDNELLLDVERLNIDSASFVQLKQEAAGDSEQVKEKILQIVSERGKMHNPVTGSGGMLLGRVLEKGTHFPGSQLQCGDTIATLVSLTLTPLQLDQIDEVDMNTGQIAVRGKAILFASGPYARLPHDLPERVALAALDVCGAPAQTARWVRAGQTVAVLGAGGKSGLLSLYHAKKQAGLRGRVLALEAHSTACREIAELDLADEVLHVDATDPVAVLQAVHDATAGELADITINCVNVADTELSSILATRTGGAVYFFSTAVRFTAASLGAEGVGKDVHLLIGNGYAQGHAQLALNTLRQHQGLLHLFRRRYGVADGVNPR; translated from the coding sequence ATGGGACTAGGGGATAGGTATGGGCTTCATCGGGTAGTGGAGCCCATAGGCGTATTACCGCAACCAGCATGGAAGTTGGATGCAACGCCTATTTGTCATGATAATGAACTGTTACTGGACGTGGAGCGGCTAAATATTGATTCCGCTTCCTTTGTACAGCTGAAACAGGAGGCGGCTGGCGATTCTGAGCAGGTAAAAGAGAAGATTCTTCAGATTGTCTCCGAACGGGGGAAAATGCATAATCCTGTTACTGGCTCAGGGGGGATGTTGTTGGGGCGAGTGCTGGAAAAGGGTACTCATTTCCCTGGCTCACAGCTACAGTGCGGTGATACCATCGCCACCCTGGTTTCTCTTACGCTTACACCCCTACAGCTAGACCAGATTGATGAGGTAGATATGAACACGGGTCAAATAGCAGTAAGGGGAAAAGCAATACTGTTCGCGAGCGGACCGTATGCACGCCTTCCGCACGATTTACCAGAACGGGTGGCATTAGCTGCTTTGGATGTATGTGGAGCTCCGGCTCAGACAGCGCGCTGGGTACGCGCAGGTCAGACGGTCGCTGTATTAGGAGCAGGAGGTAAATCGGGTCTTTTAAGTTTATATCACGCGAAGAAGCAGGCTGGGCTACGAGGGCGAGTCCTCGCATTGGAAGCTCATTCGACTGCATGCAGGGAGATAGCCGAGCTCGATCTGGCTGATGAGGTATTACACGTGGATGCCACTGATCCCGTAGCTGTCTTGCAGGCAGTGCATGATGCTACCGCAGGCGAATTAGCGGACATCACTATCAATTGTGTTAATGTTGCAGATACTGAACTTTCTTCGATTTTGGCAACACGCACAGGGGGGGCGGTTTACTTCTTTAGCACAGCGGTTCGATTTACTGCTGCTTCGCTTGGAGCGGAAGGAGTAGGAAAAGATGTACACCTCCTGATAGGAAATGGTTATGCTCAGGGGCATGCGCAGTTAGCATTAAACACGTTGCGACAGCACCAGGGGTTACTCCATTTGTTTAGAAGGCGCTATGGCGTTGCGGATGGCGTGAATCCTAGATAA
- a CDS encoding sigma-54-dependent Fis family transcriptional regulator, producing MTGKDEWINQLYPLVLQRIDDGIHIVDKEGITLFYNDMAATLDGLSVEEVTGAYILDVFPSLNQKTSTLLQVLDCGRAINHQQQMYTNRYGKQIVTINRTVPLYIEGKLVGALEIAKDITYVKNLSEQVRQLQTEIRERGKKKRVFMQSGAVDREPIITQSEKMEQALDRAQKAAQTSSPVLVVGETGTGKELIVQMIHRLSNERHTSLVVQNCAAIPASLLEGLLFGTVRGAFTGAEDRAGLFELADGGTLFLDELHAMPIELQAKLLRVLEEGVVRRVGDLKERTARARLLVATNQDPEESIRTGQLRSDLYYRIQVVRITLPPLRERMEDLPLLTRFFISSYNERFQKRVRGITTDVGQIFQRYDWPGNVRELKHAVEGAMNLVEGEWIESKHLPAHIVHSPEEKRQKTLSFQPLREAVQELEEKMIRQALQKEAGNIVKAAQVLEIPRQTLQYKMKKWGLSKEKSTD from the coding sequence GTGACAGGAAAAGATGAATGGATCAATCAACTATATCCATTGGTATTACAGCGTATTGATGATGGTATTCACATCGTAGATAAAGAGGGGATAACCCTTTTCTACAATGATATGGCAGCTACATTGGACGGATTAAGTGTAGAGGAAGTAACAGGAGCGTATATTTTAGATGTGTTTCCTTCACTCAATCAAAAAACGAGTACCTTGTTACAAGTCCTCGACTGTGGACGAGCAATTAATCATCAACAGCAAATGTATACGAATCGTTATGGAAAACAGATTGTAACGATCAATAGGACGGTTCCACTTTATATTGAAGGAAAATTGGTAGGGGCGCTGGAGATTGCAAAAGATATCACGTATGTGAAAAATCTATCCGAACAAGTTAGGCAGCTACAGACTGAGATTAGGGAGAGAGGGAAGAAAAAACGGGTTTTCATGCAGTCGGGCGCTGTTGATCGTGAACCTATCATCACTCAGAGTGAAAAGATGGAGCAGGCATTGGATCGAGCACAAAAAGCGGCGCAGACAAGCTCGCCGGTATTGGTAGTTGGAGAGACGGGAACGGGCAAGGAGTTGATTGTGCAAATGATTCACCGTCTCTCAAATGAGCGACATACGTCCCTTGTTGTACAAAATTGCGCTGCGATACCGGCTTCCCTACTGGAGGGGTTATTGTTTGGAACGGTGAGGGGAGCATTTACAGGAGCGGAGGATCGTGCGGGTTTATTTGAGTTAGCAGATGGTGGCACTCTTTTTTTAGATGAATTACATGCCATGCCCATAGAATTACAAGCAAAACTACTGCGGGTATTAGAGGAGGGCGTCGTGCGTCGAGTGGGTGATCTTAAAGAACGGACTGCACGAGCTCGTCTCTTGGTTGCCACCAATCAGGATCCAGAGGAAAGTATTCGCACCGGTCAGTTGCGGTCAGATCTCTACTATCGTATTCAGGTGGTTCGAATCACCCTGCCACCTCTGCGTGAGCGAATGGAGGATTTGCCTTTATTAACGCGTTTTTTTATCTCTTCGTACAACGAACGCTTTCAAAAACGTGTGCGAGGTATCACTACCGATGTGGGTCAAATCTTTCAGCGCTATGACTGGCCTGGGAATGTGCGCGAGCTAAAACATGCTGTTGAAGGGGCGATGAATTTGGTGGAGGGGGAGTGGATTGAGTCAAAACATTTACCTGCTCATATTGTACACTCCCCGGAAGAAAAACGACAAAAGACGTTATCTTTTCAGCCACTACGAGAAGCGGTGCAAGAGCTAGAAGAGAAAATGATTCGACAAGCGTTGCAGAAAGAGGCAGGCAATATTGTTAAAGCGGCACAAGTGCTGGAGATACCGCGACAAACACTGCAGTATAAGATGAAAAAGTGGGGACTCTCTAAGGAAAAGAGTACAGACTGA
- the yunB gene encoding sporulation protein YunB — MRFRKRPRPVRARPFIRLHFHPMRIRNPFKLLVFCGFFLFILSFPFIYIFEQKVEETLVKMARSEVKQIAQGAMNNGVKKMKEDIGEKMNEAMVVDKDEEGIVRSLQVDQYLQSQIYESITEGVREELRKASMKDMGIPIGSITDSAFLVDKGPEIPFQFWPKGSSHVNMAAYYEPVGINMVAVRIEVKVRADLEILFPSHENSNLSIEFDYPIAQHVIAGEVPDNYYNYQNEGEEKGTGERAPIPIVPVP; from the coding sequence ATGCGATTTCGTAAACGTCCACGCCCAGTTCGTGCACGTCCCTTCATTCGCTTGCACTTTCATCCTATGCGGATTCGAAACCCATTTAAACTGCTTGTCTTTTGTGGTTTCTTTCTGTTTATACTCTCCTTTCCATTTATATATATATTTGAACAAAAGGTAGAGGAGACGCTCGTTAAAATGGCGCGCTCAGAAGTGAAACAAATTGCGCAAGGAGCCATGAATAACGGTGTAAAGAAGATGAAAGAAGACATAGGTGAAAAAATGAATGAGGCGATGGTGGTTGACAAGGATGAAGAAGGTATAGTGAGGAGCTTGCAAGTAGATCAATATTTACAGTCTCAAATATATGAGAGTATAACAGAGGGGGTACGAGAGGAGTTAAGGAAAGCGAGCATGAAAGATATGGGGATTCCGATTGGATCGATCACAGATAGTGCTTTTTTAGTGGATAAAGGCCCAGAGATCCCTTTTCAGTTCTGGCCTAAAGGGTCTTCTCATGTAAACATGGCAGCCTATTATGAGCCGGTCGGTATCAATATGGTTGCGGTTCGGATTGAAGTAAAAGTACGTGCAGATTTGGAAATTCTTTTTCCTAGTCATGAAAATAGCAATCTTTCGATAGAGTTTGATTATCCTATTGCTCAACATGTAATCGCGGGTGAAGTTCCCGATAATTATTATAATTATCAAAACGAAGGGGAAGAAAAGGGTACAGGAGAGAGAGCTCCTATCCCGATTGTACCCGTTCCATAA
- a CDS encoding murein hydrolase activator EnvC: MKKRNFIAIIATVCFLSSTFPSSLSYANEGKEKIEDELQEIQGDKDKKQEDIKSIESNLDKQKKQLQETEQQIHDKQKEIDSQEEKLKKRQKQVEKYRKVLHGRLADIYKRGEMADLATLLEADSFSEFLSTYETILLVLDKDENLFEKERKQEEAIVKIKKKLEEEQTEYKKMQAEGKKSFEEYKDKLTKSKSELASIEKKENNIEADLQKIRIQEIKSGNFKFKGPMQKPANAPISSNYGWRTNPYPQMHAGIDYNGDTGDPIYAAAEGIVVRSEPASGYGYVVQIDHGEGIVSLYAHMWSWDVTVKKGEYVKKGQVIGKMGNNGQSTGSHLHFEVQKNNQRVNPAPYM; the protein is encoded by the coding sequence ATGAAAAAACGAAATTTCATTGCAATCATTGCTACGGTTTGCTTCTTATCCTCTACCTTTCCTTCTTCCCTATCTTATGCTAATGAAGGTAAGGAAAAGATCGAAGATGAGCTACAAGAGATCCAAGGGGATAAAGACAAAAAGCAAGAGGATATTAAGTCGATTGAAAGCAACCTAGATAAGCAAAAAAAGCAGCTGCAAGAAACAGAACAGCAGATCCACGATAAACAAAAAGAGATTGACAGCCAAGAAGAAAAGTTGAAGAAACGTCAAAAACAAGTTGAAAAATACCGTAAGGTTCTACATGGTCGCCTTGCCGACATTTACAAAAGAGGGGAGATGGCGGATTTAGCCACGTTATTAGAAGCGGACTCCTTCTCTGAATTTCTGAGCACGTACGAAACAATCTTACTCGTACTGGACAAAGACGAAAATCTTTTTGAAAAAGAGCGTAAGCAAGAAGAGGCGATTGTGAAAATTAAGAAAAAGCTTGAAGAAGAGCAGACAGAGTATAAGAAAATGCAGGCTGAGGGTAAAAAATCCTTTGAAGAGTATAAAGATAAGCTCACCAAAAGCAAATCTGAATTGGCCAGTATAGAAAAGAAAGAGAATAATATTGAAGCTGATTTACAGAAAATCCGGATCCAGGAGATTAAGTCTGGAAACTTCAAGTTTAAAGGGCCTATGCAGAAGCCCGCAAATGCCCCCATCAGTTCTAACTATGGTTGGCGTACAAATCCCTATCCACAGATGCATGCAGGTATCGACTATAACGGAGATACTGGGGATCCCATCTATGCCGCCGCAGAAGGCATTGTCGTCCGCAGTGAGCCCGCATCTGGGTACGGGTATGTCGTTCAAATCGATCACGGAGAAGGCATCGTTAGCTTATATGCGCACATGTGGTCTTGGGATGTTACCGTCAAAAAAGGAGAATATGTAAAAAAAGGACAGGTGATTGGCAAAATGGGTAACAATGGTCAATCTACCGGTTCCCATCTCCACTTTGAAGTTCAAAAGAATAATCAGCGTGTTAATCCAGCACCTTACATGTAA